One segment of Massilia sp. Se16.2.3 DNA contains the following:
- a CDS encoding type 1 glutamine amidotransferase domain-containing protein, with amino-acid sequence MEQSGNGALHGKKVAVLMTDGVEQVEYTGPRNFLEQHGAQVILISPKAVGEAVQGMHHDDKGDTFPVEMHINDARPGDFDALLLPGGEQNPLALRKSPESIAFIRDFYAEDKPIAAICHAPWTLIDAGIAESKNLTSWPEIQDDMKRAGAEWVDQEVVIDEKLITSRKPDDIPAFNDALLKALKVDPQAADIGPSS; translated from the coding sequence ATGGAACAGAGCGGTAATGGAGCGCTGCACGGCAAGAAGGTAGCGGTGCTGATGACGGACGGCGTCGAGCAGGTCGAGTACACGGGGCCGCGCAATTTCCTCGAGCAGCATGGTGCCCAGGTGATCCTGATCTCGCCGAAAGCCGTCGGCGAAGCGGTGCAGGGCATGCACCACGACGACAAGGGCGACACCTTCCCGGTCGAAATGCACATCAACGACGCGCGGCCCGGCGACTTCGACGCGCTGCTGCTGCCGGGCGGCGAACAGAACCCCCTGGCCTTGCGCAAGAGCCCGGAATCGATCGCCTTCATCCGCGATTTCTACGCCGAGGACAAGCCGATCGCCGCCATCTGCCACGCCCCGTGGACGCTGATCGACGCCGGCATTGCCGAGTCGAAGAACCTGACGAGCTGGCCCGAGATCCAGGACGACATGAAGCGCGCTGGCGCGGAATGGGTCGACCAGGAAGTCGTCATCGACGAAAAGCTGATCACCAGCCGCAAGCCGGACGATATCCCGGCGTTCAACGATGCGCTGCTCAAGGCGCTGAAGGTGGATCCGCAGGCGGCGGACATTGGCCCGTCGTCGTAG